One window from the genome of Halofilum ochraceum encodes:
- a CDS encoding CHASE2 domain-containing serine/threonine-protein kinase → MKAGFLKSDWFVGVVVSLVFVAASGTALLQSLERSLYDWGVTGADAEPSDRIAVIAIDDESIANLGRWPWSRDLHGRMIGKLAEGGADAIGYTVFFLEPQIDPGLTRIRELLEYYDQRSIGQLPAIIEDPDVSQQARERLDGLHERLASAATDLDTDQKLAQAMEAADNVVLGMPFRLGSPVGKPDNPLPEYVRANTITNVAAAAGPLPRYLGLPAQRALSPIEPVGPAADAIGHLNFNPDIDGGVRSQPLVIDYFDDYYPSLSLMVAARGLNLNAEDITIRPGRGVQLGGLDIATDSALQMNMFFYDDEEGAGTQSAFPVDSFYDVLSGRIPAEKYENRIVLVGATATGVGDAQVTPISATTAPVITLAHAVSSILEQDFFLRPDWAHWARMGAFALIALYLIVLVPRLRGGTAAVIGIILVGGAAGTGYGLLVTQQMWIPLATPAALLVVGYTLMMTKRFLATERGKLRSDAESAESNRMLGLSFQSQGQLDTAFEKYRKCPLDDSMMEVLYNLALDYERKRQFNKASNVYDYMAKHDGDFRDIATRRKRAKKMEETVVLGGGGGGGDGTMVLGGDDIENPKLGRYDVEKEIGKGAMGTVYQGRDPKINRVVAIKTLALSQEFEADELEDVKERFFREAETAGRLNHPNIVTIYDAGEEHDLAYISMEYLKGKDLTPWIKAGNLLPLRRVLEMVADCAEALAYAHDHNVVHRDVKPGNIMYDPDSQTLKITDFGIARITDSSRTKTGMVLGTPSYMSPEQLAGNKVDGRSDLFSLGVMLYQMVTGKLPFTADSMATLMYRIANEPHTPIHDIDDQLPDCVGEIVDRAMEKDPDTRYADGRSMAAELRACAERIDKG, encoded by the coding sequence ATGAAGGCCGGTTTCCTGAAATCCGACTGGTTCGTCGGTGTAGTGGTGAGTCTCGTGTTCGTCGCCGCATCCGGGACCGCACTTCTCCAGAGTCTGGAACGCAGCCTCTACGACTGGGGCGTCACCGGCGCGGACGCGGAACCCAGCGATCGCATCGCGGTCATCGCGATCGACGACGAAAGTATCGCCAACCTGGGACGCTGGCCCTGGTCGCGCGACCTGCATGGCCGGATGATCGGCAAGCTGGCCGAGGGTGGCGCGGATGCGATCGGATACACCGTCTTCTTCCTCGAGCCCCAGATCGACCCTGGACTGACCCGGATCCGCGAGCTGCTCGAGTATTATGATCAGCGCTCGATCGGGCAACTCCCGGCGATCATCGAAGATCCGGATGTCTCCCAGCAGGCGCGTGAGCGGCTGGACGGACTGCACGAACGCCTGGCGAGCGCCGCCACGGACCTCGATACCGACCAGAAGCTCGCCCAGGCGATGGAGGCCGCCGACAACGTCGTCCTCGGCATGCCCTTCCGTCTCGGATCGCCGGTGGGCAAACCCGACAATCCGCTGCCGGAGTACGTACGCGCCAACACGATCACCAATGTCGCGGCGGCCGCGGGCCCGTTGCCCCGTTATCTCGGCCTGCCGGCCCAGCGGGCACTGTCCCCGATCGAACCGGTCGGCCCCGCCGCGGATGCGATCGGCCACCTGAACTTCAACCCCGACATCGACGGCGGGGTCCGTTCGCAGCCGCTGGTGATCGATTATTTCGACGACTATTACCCGTCACTGTCGCTGATGGTGGCGGCCCGCGGGCTGAACCTGAACGCGGAAGACATCACGATCCGCCCCGGCCGCGGCGTGCAGCTCGGTGGGCTGGATATCGCCACGGACTCGGCCCTGCAGATGAACATGTTCTTCTATGACGACGAGGAAGGCGCCGGCACGCAATCGGCCTTCCCGGTCGACTCCTTCTACGATGTCCTGTCCGGGCGTATACCGGCAGAGAAGTACGAGAATCGCATCGTACTGGTCGGCGCCACCGCCACCGGCGTGGGCGATGCTCAGGTGACCCCGATCAGCGCCACGACCGCCCCCGTCATCACGCTGGCACATGCCGTCTCGAGCATCCTTGAACAGGATTTCTTCCTCCGCCCGGATTGGGCCCACTGGGCCCGGATGGGGGCATTCGCGCTGATCGCCCTCTATCTCATTGTTCTGGTCCCCAGGCTGCGCGGCGGCACCGCCGCCGTGATCGGCATCATTCTCGTCGGCGGCGCGGCGGGCACCGGGTATGGACTGTTGGTCACCCAGCAGATGTGGATCCCGCTTGCGACACCGGCCGCTCTGCTCGTGGTCGGCTACACGCTGATGATGACCAAGCGTTTCCTGGCCACCGAGCGGGGCAAGCTCCGCTCCGACGCCGAGTCCGCCGAGAGCAACCGCATGCTCGGACTCTCGTTCCAGAGTCAGGGACAGCTCGATACCGCGTTCGAGAAGTACCGCAAGTGCCCGCTCGACGACTCGATGATGGAGGTGCTCTACAACCTGGCACTGGACTACGAGCGCAAACGCCAGTTCAACAAGGCGAGCAACGTCTACGACTACATGGCGAAGCATGACGGGGACTTCCGCGATATCGCGACCCGTCGCAAGCGTGCGAAGAAGATGGAAGAGACCGTTGTCCTCGGTGGCGGTGGTGGTGGCGGCGACGGCACGATGGTGCTCGGCGGCGATGACATCGAGAATCCGAAACTGGGCCGCTACGACGTCGAGAAAGAGATCGGCAAGGGCGCGATGGGCACCGTCTATCAGGGGCGGGACCCGAAGATCAATCGCGTCGTCGCCATCAAGACACTCGCGCTGTCGCAGGAATTCGAAGCGGATGAGCTCGAGGACGTTAAGGAACGTTTCTTCCGCGAAGCGGAAACGGCGGGCCGCCTGAATCACCCCAACATCGTTACGATCTACGATGCCGGCGAAGAGCACGACCTCGCCTACATATCGATGGAATACCTCAAGGGCAAGGATCTCACGCCGTGGATCAAGGCGGGCAACCTCCTGCCCCTGCGCCGCGTGCTGGAAATGGTCGCCGACTGCGCAGAGGCGCTCGCCTATGCGCATGACCACAATGTCGTGCACCGTGACGTGAAGCCGGGCAACATCATGTACGACCCCGACAGCCAGACGCTGAAAATCACCGACTTCGGAATTGCCCGTATCACCGACTCCAGCCGGACCAAGACCGGCATGGTTCTCGGTACGCCGTCGTACATGTCTCCCGAACAGCTTGCTGGCAACAAGGTGGACGGACGCTCGGACCTCTTTTCGCTGGGCGTGATGCTGTATCAGATGGTGACCGGGAAACTCCCGTTCACGGCAGACAGCATGGCCACCCTGATGTACCGGATCGCGAACGAACCGCACACCCCGATACACGATATCGACGACCAGCTCCCGGATTGTGTCGGTGAGATCGTTGACCGCGCAATGGAGAAGGACCCTGACACGCGTTATGCGGATGGCCGGTCGATGGCGGCCGAACTCCGCGCCTGCGCCGAGCGGATCGACAAGGGTTGA
- a CDS encoding Stp1/IreP family PP2C-type Ser/Thr phosphatase has translation MLAFAERSDTGRKRPHNEDRVAADPPRGIAVLADGMGGHKGGEIASALAVETVTRELANRLPAVGTESPDDEAYAPESLLARDVVNEANTIVYETARTQPQYEGMGTTLVVALFYDDRLTLAHVGDSRAYRLRNGRLEQLTRDHTLMQELIDRGFYTPEEARASLNRNIVTRALGIEESVNADLQEEIALPGDLYLLCSDGLNDMVDDETIRLTLDKFGDNLEAAADGLIEEANGNGGQDNVSVVLARVLQPFPGRRSWFRRFVDWFQ, from the coding sequence ATGCTCGCGTTTGCCGAGCGCAGCGATACCGGGCGCAAGCGTCCGCACAACGAGGATCGTGTCGCTGCCGATCCACCCCGAGGCATCGCGGTGCTGGCGGACGGCATGGGCGGGCACAAAGGCGGCGAGATTGCGAGCGCGCTCGCCGTGGAAACGGTGACGCGCGAACTGGCGAACCGCCTGCCGGCGGTTGGCACCGAATCGCCCGACGACGAGGCCTACGCCCCGGAAAGCCTGCTCGCCCGCGACGTGGTCAACGAAGCGAACACGATCGTCTACGAGACCGCGCGCACGCAGCCGCAGTACGAAGGCATGGGGACGACGCTGGTCGTTGCTCTCTTCTACGACGACCGGCTGACTCTCGCCCACGTCGGCGATTCCCGTGCCTACCGGTTGCGTAACGGCAGGCTCGAACAGCTGACACGCGACCACACGCTGATGCAGGAACTGATTGATCGCGGCTTCTACACGCCGGAAGAGGCCCGCGCATCACTCAACCGCAACATCGTCACGCGGGCCCTCGGGATCGAGGAATCGGTCAATGCGGATCTGCAGGAGGAAATCGCGCTCCCCGGCGACCTCTACCTGCTCTGCTCCGATGGCCTCAACGACATGGTTGACGACGAGACCATTCGCTTAACCCTTGATAAGTTTGGTGATAATCTCGAAGCTGCCGCTGACGGTCTTATCGAGGAAGCAAATGGAAATGGCGGCCAGGACAACGTATCGGTCGTACTTGCACGCGTTCTGCAGCCGTTTCCAGGTCGCCGCAGCTGGTTCCGGCGTTTTGTCGACTGGTTCCAGTGA
- a CDS encoding FHA domain-containing protein: MAKLTLSFNDQVVAEYELDKEQMTIGRKADNDIQIDNLAVSGHHARILTILNDSFLEDQNSTNGTYVNGSQIRKHALQDGDAIMIGKHLLTYSNEAASRGGENDFERTMVIRPDTKGMPENTGSASVDRSVEALGQQIAAESDRSVEEAAGRAHVRVISGANAGRELELKKALTTLGKPGVQVAAITRRAQGYFLIEIEAKDGGHPTVDGQQVGSEAIRLENESVIEVAGVKMEFLVS, from the coding sequence ATGGCCAAGCTGACGCTCTCGTTCAATGATCAGGTCGTTGCCGAGTATGAACTCGACAAGGAACAGATGACGATCGGTCGCAAGGCGGACAATGACATCCAGATCGACAATCTGGCCGTCAGTGGCCACCACGCCCGGATTCTGACGATCCTCAATGATTCATTCCTCGAGGATCAGAACAGCACGAACGGTACGTACGTCAACGGGTCGCAGATCCGCAAGCATGCGCTCCAGGATGGCGACGCGATCATGATCGGCAAACACCTGTTGACCTACTCCAACGAGGCGGCGTCCCGGGGTGGCGAAAACGATTTCGAGCGCACGATGGTGATCCGTCCGGACACCAAGGGCATGCCGGAAAACACGGGCAGCGCATCGGTCGATCGATCGGTAGAGGCGCTTGGACAGCAGATCGCCGCCGAATCCGACCGATCCGTCGAAGAGGCGGCGGGCCGGGCCCACGTCCGCGTCATCAGCGGCGCCAATGCGGGCCGAGAACTCGAACTCAAGAAAGCCCTGACGACACTCGGCAAGCCGGGCGTACAGGTTGCCGCGATCACGCGGCGCGCCCAGGGCTACTTCCTGATCGAAATCGAAGCGAAGGACGGTGGACATCCAACCGTCGATGGACAGCAGGTGGGCAGCGAAGCCATTCGCCTCGAAAACGAATCCGTGATCGAAGTCGCCGGGGTCAAGATGGAGTTCCTCGTCTCCTGA
- a CDS encoding response regulator — translation MKNWSIQRRVLLIALLPAALLAVVLSVYNAYQQIQVAERHALEHARAVAAKIGPVAAHVVMAADDGALLEGLTNSLITGRTSIAGITIRDQGGNVLLHAPPDETVEANTGDDAVRITHPIGSPSSASSPPGIAGNSDAPLGSVDITVDLAQARQEQIGPLLEGLALAVIALGITALVAVRIGRSVTDPVHELVRGIERIREGDYDYRPRVASGGELGQLERGVRELTVGIEGTKRSLNERIEEATSELQATLAKLEERNAELESARREAEAASEFKSRFLANISHEIRTPMNSILGFTELLGRADLDPVYADYLVTIQSSAQSLLSLLNGILDLSKIESGHMELEYADTDVNELLFETFNLLAPQAFAKGVEFVVKPAPRRHSAVRVDAVRLNQVLINLASNAVKFTDQGLVQIGAHAVSRADGGVALTFSFRDTGRGIPHEAQARLFQAFAQGEDVCGEQRPRATGTGLGLHIASEIVFLMDGLIEFRSEPGAGSEFWFTLELEQAHTALGRNERGPRRRVALVIDGDPDFIATHVDILAMAGIDADPVATDRPTSDWPDMAALDATLVHIPARDIHDGKMTLPASIPSSDIPVFAYIYAEDPEIHRRLLDEGFGHVVQKTPDPRVLRDALERALDQPGHEGARPPWSDHAGLGSNGSPPAKVLVVDDQPVNLKLLESFLEGTGWETVAATGSDEALYHARLTRFDAILMDIHLPERDGIETSAMLRTPGELNAHTPILAITADAFADQAHAAMAAGMNDVLVKPVSRATLLERLSQWCHAGEHESGATEFDEKDGARAATPPPYYDPEDARTRAGGRSGVADELFTMLCQHLPSSRAALRSALDRGDPQALLTAAHRLKGAAAYCGVPRLRHDIANLEDRVRNGDDPTQAVNTVCDTIDVLQKMGENGATEPHSSNP, via the coding sequence ATGAAGAACTGGAGTATCCAGCGCCGCGTCCTCCTGATCGCGCTGCTGCCCGCCGCGCTGCTGGCAGTCGTACTCTCCGTCTACAATGCGTATCAGCAGATTCAGGTCGCGGAGCGCCACGCACTGGAGCACGCGCGCGCGGTCGCGGCCAAGATCGGACCGGTTGCCGCGCATGTCGTTATGGCGGCGGACGACGGTGCGCTCCTCGAGGGGCTGACGAATTCGCTCATCACCGGACGCACGTCGATCGCGGGGATCACCATCCGGGATCAAGGCGGCAACGTCCTCCTGCATGCGCCGCCCGATGAAACCGTCGAAGCGAATACCGGCGACGACGCCGTACGTATCACCCACCCCATCGGCAGTCCATCGTCCGCCTCATCCCCGCCAGGCATCGCTGGGAATTCCGACGCCCCGCTTGGCTCCGTCGATATTACGGTCGACCTCGCCCAAGCCCGACAGGAACAGATCGGGCCGTTGCTCGAGGGGCTTGCCCTGGCGGTGATTGCACTCGGTATCACGGCCCTCGTAGCCGTACGGATCGGCCGCAGCGTGACCGATCCGGTCCACGAACTCGTACGCGGTATCGAGAGGATACGTGAGGGTGACTACGACTATCGGCCGCGTGTCGCGTCGGGCGGTGAGCTCGGGCAGCTCGAACGTGGCGTGCGGGAACTTACCGTAGGTATCGAGGGCACGAAACGCTCGCTCAATGAACGCATTGAGGAGGCCACCTCCGAGTTACAGGCCACACTGGCGAAACTCGAGGAGCGCAACGCCGAGCTCGAGTCGGCGCGGCGGGAAGCCGAAGCCGCAAGTGAATTCAAGTCACGCTTCCTCGCGAACATCAGTCACGAAATCCGTACGCCGATGAATTCCATTCTCGGGTTCACGGAACTGCTCGGTCGCGCTGACCTCGATCCGGTGTATGCCGATTACCTGGTGACGATCCAGAGTTCCGCCCAGAGCCTGCTCAGCCTGCTCAACGGCATACTCGATCTGTCGAAGATCGAGTCGGGGCACATGGAACTGGAATACGCGGACACGGATGTCAACGAACTCCTGTTCGAGACATTCAACCTGCTCGCCCCTCAGGCTTTCGCCAAAGGCGTTGAATTCGTCGTAAAACCCGCCCCGCGCCGGCACTCGGCGGTACGGGTCGATGCCGTCCGCCTCAATCAGGTCCTGATCAATCTGGCCAGCAACGCTGTGAAATTCACGGATCAGGGGCTTGTCCAGATCGGTGCCCATGCGGTGTCACGTGCGGACGGTGGCGTCGCGCTGACGTTCTCCTTCCGCGATACCGGACGCGGCATCCCGCATGAGGCGCAGGCCCGCCTTTTCCAGGCGTTTGCGCAGGGGGAAGACGTGTGCGGTGAACAGCGTCCACGTGCCACGGGAACCGGCCTCGGTCTCCATATCGCGAGTGAAATCGTGTTCCTGATGGACGGTCTGATCGAATTCCGCAGTGAACCCGGTGCCGGCTCGGAATTCTGGTTTACGCTCGAGCTGGAGCAGGCACATACCGCATTGGGCCGCAACGAGCGTGGACCGCGGCGGCGGGTCGCGCTGGTCATCGATGGCGATCCGGATTTCATCGCCACACACGTCGACATCCTGGCCATGGCCGGCATCGACGCCGATCCGGTTGCGACCGACCGTCCGACTTCCGACTGGCCGGACATGGCTGCCCTGGACGCGACCCTCGTCCACATTCCGGCCAGGGACATACACGACGGGAAAATGACCTTACCCGCATCCATCCCGAGCAGCGACATCCCCGTATTCGCGTATATCTACGCGGAAGACCCCGAGATCCATCGGCGGCTGCTCGACGAGGGATTCGGACATGTTGTGCAGAAAACGCCCGACCCGCGGGTCCTGCGGGATGCGCTCGAACGCGCCCTGGACCAACCCGGCCACGAGGGGGCCCGTCCCCCATGGTCGGACCACGCAGGCCTGGGGTCCAACGGCAGTCCGCCCGCGAAGGTCCTGGTGGTCGACGATCAGCCGGTCAACCTGAAGCTCCTCGAATCATTCCTCGAGGGCACGGGCTGGGAAACGGTGGCCGCGACCGGCAGCGACGAAGCCCTCTATCATGCCCGGCTGACGCGGTTCGACGCGATCCTCATGGACATTCATCTGCCGGAGCGCGACGGCATCGAGACGAGCGCAATGTTGCGGACGCCCGGCGAACTCAATGCTCACACGCCGATCCTCGCGATCACGGCGGACGCATTCGCCGATCAGGCGCACGCGGCGATGGCCGCCGGCATGAACGATGTACTGGTCAAGCCGGTCAGCCGCGCGACGCTTCTGGAACGTCTTTCGCAGTGGTGCCACGCAGGGGAGCACGAAAGCGGTGCGACGGAATTTGACGAGAAAGACGGTGCACGCGCGGCGACCCCGCCACCGTATTACGATCCGGAAGATGCCCGGACCCGGGCCGGTGGGCGCAGCGGCGTCGCCGATGAGTTGTTCACGATGCTCTGCCAGCATCTCCCGTCGAGTCGCGCGGCACTGCGCTCGGCCCTGGACCGGGGCGACCCACAGGCCCTGCTCACCGCTGCCCATCGACTCAAAGGCGCAGCCGCATACTGCGGGGTGCCGCGGCTGCGTCACGACATCGCCAATCTCGAGGACCGTGTACGTAATGGGGATGACCCCACACAGGCCGTGAATACCGTCTGCGATACGATCGACGTGCTGCAGAAGATGGGCGAGAACGGTGCCACGGAGCCCCATTCGAGCAATCCCTGA
- the pdxJ gene encoding pyridoxine 5'-phosphate synthase has product MESGETRVGNGTIRLGVNIDHIATVRQARGTRYPDPLFAAFQAAEAGADGITMHLREDRRHIQDRDVYRVREHVDCRLNLEMAATDEMVSIAEDLQPHDCCIVPERREELTTEGGLDVSAAGSRLGEICPRLAAAGIQVSLFIDPDPAQIDAAAEVGAHAVEIHTGRYADAAGDAARRHELESLARAVQYGVDAGLYVHAGHGLHYGNVEAVAALPGVRELNIGHAIVARALSVGLPDAVGAMKTLMRHARP; this is encoded by the coding sequence ATGGAATCAGGGGAGACTCGCGTGGGCAATGGCACGATCAGACTTGGCGTGAATATCGATCATATCGCGACCGTTCGACAGGCCCGCGGGACGCGGTATCCGGATCCTCTGTTCGCGGCGTTTCAGGCGGCCGAGGCGGGTGCGGACGGGATTACCATGCATCTGCGTGAAGACCGTCGGCATATCCAGGACCGCGATGTATACCGGGTGCGCGAACATGTCGACTGCCGTCTTAACCTGGAGATGGCGGCCACGGATGAGATGGTCTCGATCGCCGAAGACCTGCAACCGCACGACTGTTGCATCGTGCCGGAGCGGCGCGAGGAGTTGACCACCGAGGGCGGACTCGACGTGAGCGCGGCCGGGTCACGGCTGGGTGAGATATGCCCGCGTCTCGCAGCGGCCGGCATCCAGGTTTCACTCTTCATCGATCCGGATCCGGCGCAGATCGATGCCGCGGCTGAAGTGGGCGCGCATGCGGTCGAGATTCATACGGGCCGTTATGCGGATGCCGCCGGCGATGCGGCGCGTCGACACGAGCTGGAGAGTCTCGCGCGGGCGGTACAGTATGGTGTCGATGCCGGTCTGTACGTGCATGCGGGACATGGCCTCCATTACGGTAACGTGGAAGCGGTCGCGGCGCTGCCCGGCGTGCGTGAACTCAATATCGGCCACGCGATCGTAGCCCGTGCGCTCAGCGTCGGTCTCCCCGACGCGGTCGGCGCGATGAAGACCCTCATGCGCCACGCACGGCCATAA
- a CDS encoding CHASE2 domain-containing protein — MSTQRYIRIGISLLLIVPFLLHATGVLRLGFLEQLENMAYDARLQLTLPGTVDERVVIVAIDEASLNEVGRWPWSRDVLARMVDRLYDHYNADTVGFDVVFAERDESSGLQILQRLADGSLSDNPDFLEAYRRLAPKLDRDRTFARALQDRNTVLGFFFRNSVDPESDESVGMLPPALDASGADGLEQLPILTPQGYGANLPVLQEAAASGGFFDNPLVGRDGVFRRVPLIQAYEGDLYGLLAFETARAALDWPEVELEVAREGNGYQAVESVRMGSREIPVDEQGAVLVPYRGPQHSFPYVSAADILNGTADPAVLEDRIVLVGATAAGLLDLRSTPVQNVYPGVEVHANIVSGILDERIKRRPAYLLGYEFIILALVGIGLTALLPLLPPLWLSAAITGITALLLATNVMAWNGANLVLPLASPLVLVALLFIFHVAWGFFVETRGKRQLAKLFGQYIPPELVEEMDKAPEEVSLAGESREMTVLFSDVRGFTGISENLEPSELTRLMNAFLTPMTRVIHQHRGTIDKYMGDAIMAFWGAPLADPDHARHALYAAWEMQQTMKDLQPQFEREGWPALEVGIGLNSGVMNVGNMGSEFRMAYTALGDAVNLGSRLEGLTRTYGVDMIVSETTRHAVPEFEFRELDVVRVKGKDRPVAIYEPIGPIDEVERETRKAIKRYHAALEKYRQRDWDDAEREIFSLSREYPDDTVYAMYLDRIMHFRNHPPPDDWDGVFTHQTK; from the coding sequence GTGTCCACTCAACGCTACATCCGGATCGGCATCAGCCTGCTTCTGATCGTGCCCTTCCTGCTGCACGCGACCGGGGTATTGCGACTGGGTTTTCTCGAACAACTCGAAAACATGGCCTATGACGCGCGGCTTCAGCTTACGCTGCCGGGCACGGTCGATGAGCGCGTGGTCATCGTAGCGATCGACGAAGCCAGCCTCAACGAAGTCGGCCGCTGGCCATGGTCACGCGACGTTCTGGCGCGGATGGTCGACCGGCTATACGACCACTACAACGCGGACACCGTGGGCTTTGATGTCGTGTTCGCCGAACGCGATGAGAGTTCCGGTCTCCAGATCCTTCAGCGGCTCGCCGACGGATCCTTGTCCGACAACCCGGACTTTCTTGAGGCCTATCGTCGACTGGCACCGAAGCTTGATCGCGACCGCACGTTCGCGCGCGCCCTGCAGGACCGGAATACCGTGCTCGGGTTCTTCTTCCGCAACAGTGTCGACCCGGAGTCCGACGAATCCGTCGGCATGCTGCCCCCGGCGCTCGATGCCTCCGGGGCCGATGGACTCGAACAGCTGCCGATCCTCACGCCCCAGGGTTACGGGGCCAACCTGCCGGTCCTGCAGGAAGCGGCCGCGAGCGGCGGATTCTTTGACAATCCCCTCGTCGGCCGTGACGGCGTCTTTCGCCGCGTACCTCTGATCCAGGCGTACGAGGGCGATCTGTACGGCCTTCTGGCCTTTGAAACCGCGCGCGCCGCCCTCGACTGGCCCGAGGTCGAACTCGAAGTGGCACGCGAGGGCAACGGTTATCAGGCGGTAGAGTCGGTACGCATGGGTTCCCGTGAAATCCCGGTCGACGAACAGGGTGCGGTGCTCGTGCCCTACCGGGGGCCACAACACAGTTTCCCCTATGTCTCGGCCGCGGATATCCTGAACGGTACCGCCGACCCCGCCGTGCTCGAGGATCGCATCGTTCTCGTCGGCGCGACCGCGGCGGGCCTGCTCGATCTGCGCTCCACGCCCGTCCAGAACGTCTATCCCGGAGTCGAGGTCCACGCGAATATCGTCTCCGGCATCCTCGATGAACGCATCAAGCGGCGGCCGGCCTACCTGCTCGGCTATGAATTCATTATCCTGGCCCTTGTGGGGATCGGCCTGACCGCGCTGCTGCCGCTGCTGCCTCCACTCTGGCTTTCAGCGGCGATCACGGGTATCACCGCCCTGCTCCTGGCGACCAACGTCATGGCCTGGAACGGCGCCAACCTGGTCCTGCCGCTTGCGTCCCCTCTGGTCCTGGTGGCGCTGCTGTTCATTTTCCATGTAGCCTGGGGCTTTTTCGTTGAAACGCGCGGCAAACGCCAGCTCGCGAAACTGTTCGGCCAGTACATACCCCCTGAACTGGTCGAAGAGATGGACAAGGCGCCGGAAGAGGTTTCACTCGCCGGCGAAAGCCGGGAGATGACGGTCCTGTTCTCCGACGTGCGCGGATTCACGGGTATCTCCGAGAATCTCGAACCCTCGGAGCTGACTCGCCTGATGAATGCCTTCCTGACACCAATGACACGGGTCATCCATCAGCATCGGGGTACCATCGACAAGTACATGGGTGATGCAATCATGGCGTTCTGGGGCGCACCGCTCGCGGATCCGGATCACGCGCGGCATGCCCTGTACGCCGCATGGGAAATGCAGCAGACGATGAAGGATCTGCAGCCGCAGTTCGAGCGCGAAGGCTGGCCCGCGCTCGAGGTGGGAATCGGCCTCAACAGCGGCGTAATGAACGTCGGCAACATGGGCTCCGAGTTCCGCATGGCCTACACCGCACTGGGCGATGCAGTGAACCTGGGCTCACGCCTGGAGGGGCTCACGCGGACGTACGGTGTCGACATGATCGTCAGCGAAACGACCCGCCACGCCGTACCGGAATTCGAATTCCGCGAACTGGACGTCGTTCGGGTCAAGGGCAAGGACCGCCCGGTCGCGATCTATGAACCGATCGGCCCGATCGACGAAGTGGAACGGGAAACGCGCAAGGCCATCAAGCGCTACCACGCCGCCCTGGAGAAGTATCGCCAGCGTGACTGGGATGACGCCGAACGCGAGATATTCTCGCTGTCCCGTGAATATCCTGATGACACCGTATACGCCATGTATCTCGACCGGATCATGCACTTCCGTAACCATCCGCCGCCGGATGACTGGGATGGCGTGTTCACCCATCAGACCAAATAG
- a CDS encoding enoyl-ACP reductase FabI, which yields MGFLNGKRALITGVASKRSIAWGIAEAMHAQGAELAFTYQNERLESRVRDLAGQLDSDFLMPLDVADDAQIDALPDAIQSRWDGLDIIVHAVAHAPRDHLDGDYLENLTREGFSQAHDISSYSLAAMGKALRPLLTDQSAILTLTYLGAERAMPNYNVMGVAKASLEANVRYMAYAMGPSGVRVNAVSAGAIRTLAASGIGDFRKLLDQAEKMSPLRKNVTTEEVGNTAAFLCSDLASGITGEIVYVDAGANFTVAVDV from the coding sequence ATGGGCTTTCTCAACGGCAAGCGCGCACTGATCACGGGTGTTGCGAGCAAGCGCTCGATCGCATGGGGCATCGCCGAGGCGATGCATGCACAGGGCGCCGAACTGGCCTTTACGTATCAGAATGAACGGCTGGAATCCCGCGTCCGCGATCTTGCCGGACAGCTCGACAGCGACTTTCTGATGCCCCTCGACGTGGCCGATGACGCGCAGATCGACGCGCTCCCGGACGCCATCCAGTCGCGCTGGGATGGTCTCGATATTATCGTGCATGCGGTCGCGCACGCACCGCGGGACCATCTCGATGGCGATTACCTCGAGAATCTCACGCGCGAAGGCTTCAGCCAGGCGCACGACATCAGTTCCTACAGCCTCGCCGCCATGGGCAAGGCGCTCCGTCCGTTGCTCACCGACCAGAGCGCGATTCTGACCCTGACCTACCTTGGCGCCGAACGCGCGATGCCGAACTACAACGTGATGGGTGTCGCGAAGGCGAGCCTGGAGGCGAACGTTCGCTATATGGCCTACGCCATGGGCCCGTCGGGCGTTCGGGTCAACGCCGTCTCGGCCGGGGCCATCCGTACGCTCGCGGCGTCGGGGATCGGGGATTTCCGCAAACTGCTCGATCAGGCCGAAAAGATGTCGCCGCTGCGCAAGAACGTCACGACCGAGGAAGTCGGCAACACGGCCGCATTCCTGTGCTCCGATCTCGCGTCGGGGATTACCGGCGAAATCGTCTACGTGGACGCGGGCGCGAACTTCACCGTTGCAGTCGACGTCTGA